The Opitutales bacterium DNA segment GCCGCCGTATAATCCTTCTTTTGGCCTATGAAAGTGAGCCATCATGGCATCAAGCTCATCCCAGGTCTCTGGGATTTTTAGAGCGTAGCCATGGGTATCTTCAAAGCGCTTGGATTCCTCTGGATTTTCAATATAGAGGCGGTTGTAGAACATCACATAAGCATCGCCATCAGTTTGGTAGCCGAAGAATTTCTCTTTGTAATAATCTCCAGTGGAAAACAGCATGTCGCTATGGATAGACTCAGCCGCATATTTACGCTCGAAGAGCGTTAAGTCTTTCAAAGCTCCAGCTTCTACAAGATCCGGAATGCCGAACGTTGCGGGTATGGCGATGTCGAACGCGTCTCTGTCAGTAATTACGTTTAGACCAATTGTGCTGTTTATGATATCTACATCGGCTGATTTCAGAAGGATTTTGATTCCGGTATTAGCACTGAATGCATTAATGATCGGTTTCAGATTCGCTTCGCAGCCTTGTGGATGCAATAGGGTCAGATGCGTCCCTTTAGGCAATGACAGCGCTTTAATCGCTTTGACGATTTCTGCGTGATTATCGCCGAGGGCGCCTTCAGGGTCTTTCGCTAGGCCGGTTTTAGCGAACAACGAAAGAGAGGCTAAGCTCAGCCCGGTTTGGCGCAAAAATATTCTGCGTGGGAGAATCTTTGAATCGTGTAGGCGCACAACCAAAAGAAAGGAGTTTTACAGGTATAAACGGATGCCGTATGACATTTCAAATGAGAGGAAAGAATAAGGTAGCGCAGATGTCCAGTATTGGATCCCTGCTAGTATTGAGTTATTTATCTCTCTCATTGATAGGTTTTTTAGCGGTTTTCTTTGCGTGGAAAGGTTTGCAACGCATTGACCAAAGTGGCCGAGAGGTCTCTAAGTTTGCGATCCCGCTTTTGGTGAATGCTTTCCGCCTTTCGGATGCATCTACTCGTTTTGTCAACTTGACGAACGATACACCGATTGCGGAAACTACCGATCAGCTTTCTGAATACGTAAAGGCCGTGTCTGCGGCTCGCTCTGAAGTTGAGTCCAATCTGTCATGGTTGAGATCTCTTGATTTAGACGATGATCGAGTCAGACGAATTTCTGGATTATTTTCCGAAATTTTGTCCAACTATGATCGCTCGATTGTGAAAGTCAGAGATCGTTTAACTCTTAACCGGCAATTGAATGAACTAGACGATGCTTTGGAAGTTGCCTTTCGCAGGGTACAAACCGATCTCAATGTTCAGAGTTACCAAAGTGAGAGTGATATAAATTCGGGAAATATCGATAATTCAAGTACTGATATCCCTTCGCTCTTTTCTCAAATTGAGTTGATGAGAATTACTCTTTCACGGGCAATCTTGGCGGAGTCTGAAGCATCAGTTTTAGCGTATAAAGCTGGATACATTCAGAACATGAGATCTCTAGTGAGCGATTTGAACCGTGGAGCAGCAGATCTTTTCGGTGAAGCGGCTAAACA contains these protein-coding regions:
- a CDS encoding HAMP domain-containing protein is translated as MGESLNRVGAQPKERSFTGINGCRMTFQMRGKNKVAQMSSIGSLLVLSYLSLSLIGFLAVFFAWKGLQRIDQSGREVSKFAIPLLVNAFRLSDASTRFVNLTNDTPIAETTDQLSEYVKAVSAARSEVESNLSWLRSLDLDDDRVRRISGLFSEILSNYDRSIVKVRDRLTLNRQLNELDDALEVAFRRVQTDLNVQSYQSESDINSGNIDNSSTDIPSLFSQIELMRITLSRAILAESEASVLAYKAGYIQNMRSLVSDLNRGAADLFGEAAKQEISLLLDQLNSQDSGVFPLKARELAIIDELDDLTGLNTEVSETLQNNIAELVALAERFVAEQYKNVESEQRSVVTTLTVFDVVLVLFPLGAVFLFIRPKLLKRLNYLSSATDEIARGQLDAKIETSGNDEISGLAVALEQFRSDLLEKRQA